A genomic segment from Rhodohalobacter sp. SW132 encodes:
- the ric gene encoding iron-sulfur cluster repair di-iron protein produces MKQTDVKQSDLATERIGDIVAGNYHAAGIFKEFGIDFCCGGGITLEKACRTKGLEIKDVLEKLILVAQTNENPDQNYSAWEPGFLIDHIEKTHHRFVRTKTSEITGYAEKVARVHGERHPENVKIYELFLALSQEMLDHLESEEQRVFPLIREIYETRMRGESVSEEMNQSLRKELEQMESEHENAGDLMKEIRQLSNNFNPPEGACRTWQILYQNLAGFEEDLHKHVHLENNILFKKAEQLV; encoded by the coding sequence ATGAAACAAACAGATGTAAAACAAAGCGATCTGGCTACCGAACGAATTGGCGACATAGTAGCTGGTAATTATCATGCAGCAGGAATTTTTAAAGAGTTTGGTATTGATTTTTGCTGCGGGGGCGGAATTACGCTTGAAAAGGCGTGCCGGACTAAAGGATTGGAAATTAAAGATGTGCTGGAAAAATTAATCCTTGTTGCACAGACCAATGAAAACCCGGACCAAAACTACAGCGCCTGGGAGCCCGGTTTTTTAATCGATCATATAGAAAAAACGCATCATAGATTTGTGCGAACCAAAACATCAGAAATTACCGGCTATGCCGAAAAAGTGGCCCGAGTACATGGTGAAAGGCATCCTGAAAATGTGAAGATCTACGAATTGTTTCTTGCTCTCTCACAGGAAATGCTCGACCACCTTGAATCTGAAGAACAGCGGGTGTTTCCCTTAATCCGGGAGATCTATGAAACCCGTATGCGGGGTGAGTCCGTTTCTGAAGAGATGAACCAATCACTCCGGAAGGAACTGGAGCAGATGGAATCGGAGCATGAAAATGCCGGAGATCTGATGAAGGAAATCAGGCAGCTGAGTAACAATTTCAATCCGCCAGAAGGAGCCTGCCGAACCTGGCAAATATTATATCAAAACCTGGCCGGATTTGAAGAAGACCTTCATAAACATGTTCATTTAGAGAACAATATCCTGTTCAAAAAAGCAGAGCAGCTTGTCTGA
- a CDS encoding cytochrome c family protein — MKLRILLPLLAASLILFACGNNGESTDRTGAAAETEEQGLTDFELEHGVGPITERVDVGDDIDGELVTKGRNIYEMKCEMCHNMEGRMVGPELGDVMERRSPEFVMNFILNPSGMVREHPEGQRLLQEYMTAMPYQNVKEDEARAIVEFLRDYNKNN; from the coding sequence ATGAAACTAAGAATATTACTCCCCCTATTAGCGGCATCTCTCATTTTATTTGCTTGTGGAAATAACGGTGAGAGCACAGACAGGACCGGAGCTGCAGCCGAAACCGAAGAACAGGGACTTACTGATTTTGAACTCGAGCACGGCGTTGGACCCATCACCGAACGAGTGGATGTTGGCGATGACATTGATGGTGAATTGGTAACAAAAGGTCGCAACATCTACGAAATGAAATGCGAAATGTGTCACAACATGGAAGGGCGGATGGTTGGGCCTGAACTTGGTGATGTAATGGAGCGGCGCAGCCCCGAGTTCGTGATGAACTTTATCCTAAACCCATCCGGTATGGTGCGCGAGCACCCGGAAGGTCAGCGACTGCTGCAGGAGTATATGACCGCCATGCCCTATCAAAACGTGAAAGAAGATGAGGCAAGAGCGATTGTGGAGTTCCTCAGAGATTACAACAAAAACAACTGA
- a CDS encoding transporter — MKLRITILLSLLFIITGCFSAKVVQAQHADHHEHCETEHVSMHTSHQVASPAGIMGDHVHSKGSWMFSYMYMGMQMDGLYDGRSELNSTQLNRNYEMTPDNMFMQMHMIGAMYAVSNRVTLMAMVPFLQKEMGHFHTGHQHHQSSMNSAGLGDIKLSAITPLYRKNGNNLILNGGIILPTGSIDVASDGHMGMESRMGYGMQLGSGTTDLHGLISYSGQAGNWGFGSQVGGLIRLGNNSEQYRHGNSAEHSVWLGRQIAFPLTATVRLNSTWQDHIHGQDSNINPAMIATADPYCYGGLRSRAMGGLNLQLGSVLPVSGTFGVEAGAPIYQNLNGPQMGESWMILSAIRISL; from the coding sequence ATGAAACTCAGAATCACAATCTTACTATCGCTGCTGTTTATCATCACAGGTTGTTTTAGTGCCAAAGTGGTTCAGGCGCAGCATGCCGATCATCACGAGCACTGCGAAACTGAACATGTAAGCATGCACACATCTCACCAGGTAGCTTCACCGGCGGGAATTATGGGTGATCACGTGCACAGCAAAGGAAGCTGGATGTTTTCCTACATGTACATGGGTATGCAGATGGACGGACTCTATGACGGCCGTTCGGAATTAAATTCCACACAGCTGAATAGAAATTATGAAATGACGCCTGATAATATGTTTATGCAGATGCATATGATCGGTGCAATGTATGCGGTGAGTAACCGGGTTACGCTGATGGCAATGGTTCCGTTTCTTCAAAAAGAGATGGGGCATTTTCATACTGGACACCAACACCATCAAAGCAGCATGAACAGTGCCGGACTGGGAGATATCAAACTGTCTGCCATCACACCACTCTACAGGAAAAACGGAAACAATCTGATCCTGAACGGTGGCATCATACTTCCAACAGGATCTATTGATGTGGCTTCGGATGGCCATATGGGCATGGAATCGCGTATGGGCTATGGAATGCAGCTGGGTTCAGGAACAACGGATCTGCACGGGTTGATCAGCTACTCCGGTCAGGCCGGAAACTGGGGATTCGGCTCGCAGGTCGGCGGTTTGATTCGGCTAGGAAATAACAGCGAACAGTATCGTCACGGCAACAGTGCCGAGCATTCCGTTTGGTTAGGACGTCAGATTGCGTTCCCGCTAACGGCTACGGTCCGGCTGAACTCAACCTGGCAGGATCATATCCATGGTCAGGACAGCAACATCAATCCAGCGATGATTGCCACTGCAGACCCGTATTGCTACGGCGGACTCCGAAGCCGGGCAATGGGCGGACTTAATCTGCAATTGGGTTCTGTTCTTCCAGTGAGCGGCACCTTTGGAGTTGAAGCCGGTGCGCCAATCTACCAGAATTTGAACGGCCCGCAAATGGGTGAAAGCTGGATGATTCTTTCAGCTATTCGAATCTCACTATAG
- the nosZ gene encoding Sec-dependent nitrous-oxide reductase — protein sequence MKNQKSNKLRSLLVGVGLIAVAGLIFAGCPSQQRVMDSGDAAQKVYVAPGEHDEYYGFFSGGYSGQLSVWGLPSSRFLKVIPVFSQDPETGYGYSEETKPLLQTSYGFIPWDDSHHPHISQTDGNADGRWIYINANNTPRIARIDLKTFETKEILELPNTGGNHASSFVTENSEYVIGATRFSIPYEMDLDVPIDSYSDEFRGALSFIELDPETGMMNMDFQILVPPYNYDLGRAGKGPSGDWVFFTTYNTEEAHTMLEVNASRYDKDYIAAVNWRKAAELVRNGAGETMDAEYYHNYYEGNQGIAINDVKNQVTVLTPEDGQDFIYFLPTPKSPHGVDIDPTGEYIVAGGKLATVIPVHSFSQMIDAIENERFDGHVENIPILDYDATIVGEVENPGLGPLHTEFDGRGYAYTSVYISSEIVKWSLDTFEVVDRIDAYYSIGHLMITGGDTKNPDARYMIGLTKTAKDRYLPTGPKQNHPAQLYDISGDRMELLLDFPTIGEPHYAQAIHADLIKDNVAQIYEMEDNDHPHALRRIADNRIERDGDVVRVYMGSVRSHFRPDNIEGIRVGDTVYFHLTNLEQEWDVVHGIGIKGANNAEILVAPGQTKTLKWEPTRTGIYPFYCTAFCSALHQEMQGYVRVSAADSDVELTWRTGTN from the coding sequence ATGAAGAATCAAAAATCAAACAAACTACGCAGCTTATTGGTGGGCGTTGGCCTGATTGCAGTTGCCGGCCTCATCTTTGCCGGATGTCCCTCGCAACAACGTGTGATGGACAGCGGTGATGCTGCACAAAAAGTGTACGTGGCTCCAGGTGAGCATGACGAATACTACGGCTTTTTCTCCGGTGGCTACAGCGGCCAGTTAAGCGTGTGGGGATTGCCTTCATCGCGCTTTCTAAAAGTAATACCGGTATTTTCACAGGATCCTGAAACCGGTTATGGCTACTCAGAAGAGACCAAGCCTCTCCTGCAAACCAGCTACGGATTTATCCCCTGGGATGATTCCCACCATCCTCATATTTCCCAAACCGATGGGAATGCCGATGGACGCTGGATCTACATCAATGCCAATAATACACCACGTATTGCACGGATTGATCTGAAAACATTTGAAACCAAAGAGATCCTGGAGCTGCCAAATACGGGTGGTAACCACGCATCTTCCTTCGTAACTGAAAATTCAGAGTACGTAATCGGAGCTACCCGTTTCAGCATTCCGTATGAAATGGATCTGGATGTGCCGATCGATAGCTACAGCGATGAGTTCAGGGGAGCGCTTTCCTTTATCGAACTCGATCCGGAGACCGGAATGATGAATATGGATTTCCAGATTCTTGTACCTCCATATAACTATGACCTTGGACGTGCAGGAAAAGGCCCATCTGGTGACTGGGTGTTCTTTACCACCTACAACACAGAAGAAGCCCACACCATGCTTGAAGTGAACGCTTCACGGTATGATAAAGATTACATCGCGGCCGTAAACTGGAGAAAAGCAGCTGAGTTGGTTCGCAATGGCGCCGGTGAAACGATGGATGCCGAGTACTATCACAACTATTACGAGGGCAACCAGGGAATCGCTATCAATGATGTTAAAAACCAGGTTACTGTTTTGACACCGGAAGATGGACAGGATTTCATCTACTTCCTGCCGACTCCTAAATCACCTCATGGTGTGGATATTGATCCAACCGGTGAATATATCGTTGCTGGTGGTAAACTTGCGACAGTCATCCCGGTTCACTCTTTCTCTCAAATGATTGATGCGATTGAAAACGAGCGGTTTGATGGTCACGTGGAAAATATTCCCATCCTCGACTACGATGCAACAATCGTAGGTGAAGTAGAAAATCCGGGTCTCGGACCGCTTCACACCGAGTTTGATGGCCGCGGATATGCTTACACCTCCGTATATATCTCTTCCGAGATTGTGAAATGGTCGCTTGATACATTCGAAGTAGTGGACAGAATTGACGCCTACTATTCCATCGGTCACCTGATGATTACCGGCGGCGACACTAAAAATCCGGATGCGCGCTACATGATTGGTCTGACCAAGACCGCGAAAGATCGCTATCTGCCAACAGGACCGAAGCAAAATCACCCGGCGCAGCTGTATGATATCTCCGGCGACAGAATGGAGCTTCTGCTCGACTTCCCGACGATTGGCGAGCCTCACTACGCGCAGGCGATCCATGCAGATTTAATTAAAGATAATGTAGCACAAATCTACGAAATGGAAGATAACGATCACCCGCATGCGCTTCGAAGAATTGCGGACAACCGTATTGAGCGTGATGGTGATGTAGTGCGGGTCTATATGGGATCTGTAAGAAGTCACTTCCGCCCTGACAACATCGAGGGAATTCGTGTGGGTGACACCGTTTACTTCCACCTCACAAACCTTGAGCAGGAGTGGGATGTGGTACACGGAATCGGAATTAAAGGAGCCAACAACGCTGAGATTCTCGTAGCACCGGGTCAGACTAAAACCCTGAAATGGGAGCCGACCCGAACCGGAATCTATCCGTTCTACTGCACCGCTTTCTGCTCTGCCCTCCACCAGGAGATGCAGGGATACGTGAGAGTATCTGCAGCTGATTCGGATGTGGAATTAACCTGGCGAACAGGTACCAATTAA
- a CDS encoding alpha/beta fold hydrolase, with translation MLSKKSVKLSSCHASYFEKTANDASATILMVHGNSLSKETFLPQLESEQLDQYRLIAVDLPGNGDTEVNSKTDTSRFSIKGMADFISEFAGNVIDEDLILMGHSLGGHLCIQAASDIDGLKGFFLMGTPPLTTSEMPAAPFNDHPAMGLLFKDELTREELDILADSMHNGSADASKKIKNAFSKTDPTLRSSLGQSVATGDYKDELRELVSIGIAPALVLGEKDELINADYVKEIAESTGWQNSPQIIPEAGHCVQLEASEAVNSLLAEYISFVDSRES, from the coding sequence ATGCTCTCAAAAAAATCTGTTAAACTCTCTTCCTGTCACGCTTCGTATTTTGAAAAAACCGCAAATGATGCCTCTGCAACCATTCTGATGGTGCATGGCAACTCATTGTCAAAAGAAACGTTTCTCCCTCAGCTTGAATCTGAACAGCTTGATCAATATCGCCTGATTGCAGTGGATTTACCGGGCAATGGAGATACTGAGGTAAATAGTAAAACTGATACATCCCGGTTTTCGATTAAAGGGATGGCTGACTTTATCAGTGAATTTGCCGGAAATGTGATTGATGAGGACCTTATTCTTATGGGGCATTCACTGGGCGGCCATCTGTGCATCCAGGCAGCTTCAGATATTGACGGTTTGAAGGGGTTCTTTTTAATGGGCACACCTCCGCTTACAACATCAGAAATGCCGGCAGCTCCTTTTAATGATCACCCAGCGATGGGTCTGCTTTTCAAAGATGAATTAACAAGAGAAGAGCTGGACATTCTTGCAGACTCCATGCATAACGGTTCGGCTGACGCTTCGAAAAAAATCAAAAATGCTTTTTCGAAAACAGATCCAACACTCAGAAGCAGCCTGGGGCAATCAGTTGCAACCGGTGATTATAAAGACGAATTACGGGAACTCGTCAGCATTGGAATTGCACCTGCACTGGTATTGGGTGAAAAGGATGAGCTGATCAATGCAGACTACGTGAAGGAAATTGCCGAATCAACCGGCTGGCAAAACAGCCCTCAAATTATTCCCGAAGCAGGGCATTGTGTTCAGCTTGAGGCCTCTGAAGCTGTTAATAGCTTACTTGCCGAATACATCTCTTTTGTTGATTCCAGGGAGAGTTAA
- a CDS encoding nitrous oxide reductase accessory protein NosL: MKGKFKITTLLAMLLIVLTACEPEPQPIQFGSDQGDYCRMMITEPQFASQILNNQGRAFKFDSIECMAAYALTAEDSDNFHSQWVPNFTNPDEWLQAEDAFFLHSETLRSPMGLYLSAFPDRETAEEFLQEYRGEIVGWNEVKEIVRSEWLTGNGNSQHTH, translated from the coding sequence ATGAAGGGTAAATTTAAAATAACAACACTTTTAGCAATGCTGCTGATCGTGCTCACAGCATGCGAACCCGAACCGCAGCCGATTCAGTTCGGAAGCGACCAGGGTGACTACTGCCGCATGATGATTACCGAACCGCAGTTTGCATCGCAAATCCTCAACAATCAGGGGCGCGCTTTCAAATTCGACTCCATTGAATGCATGGCGGCCTACGCACTGACGGCTGAAGACTCAGATAACTTCCACTCTCAGTGGGTTCCCAACTTTACCAACCCTGATGAATGGCTGCAGGCCGAAGACGCCTTTTTTCTCCACAGTGAAACCCTGCGAAGCCCGATGGGCCTATATCTCTCAGCTTTTCCCGACCGGGAAACGGCTGAAGAATTTCTGCAGGAATACCGGGGAGAAATCGTGGGCTGGAACGAGGTGAAAGAAATTGTACGATCCGAATGGCTGACCGGCAACGGTAACAGCCAGCATACGCACTAA
- a CDS encoding LuxR C-terminal-related transcriptional regulator translates to MKWIHQNVKYLRENRLSVHDPQKEIDRALESIKSFKPIGNQFVYAASYFTEDLSMPYISSGVKRVLGYEPQQIKNLSFFYDRIHPDDLDSVKDLTADAIDALSGKSGIKLLDHVFHLTYRMRHKNGSYVNVQRQTGLLTRDGNHNMLTSFGIYTDVTHLTNSSEVQAMMSGPEIPGFNFGTPESNSNPNFTKREKEIIDELAAGLSSDEIAKKLFIAKVTVNTHRRNILRKAGVSNTAGLIAYVFKNGL, encoded by the coding sequence ATGAAGTGGATTCATCAGAATGTGAAATATCTCCGGGAAAATCGACTCAGTGTCCATGATCCTCAAAAAGAGATAGACAGAGCCCTTGAAAGCATAAAGAGTTTCAAACCCATTGGGAATCAATTTGTCTATGCTGCAAGTTACTTTACGGAGGATCTTTCCATGCCTTATATATCATCCGGTGTAAAACGTGTATTGGGATATGAGCCTCAGCAGATCAAAAATCTCTCCTTTTTTTATGATCGGATTCACCCGGATGACCTTGACTCAGTCAAAGATCTGACTGCAGATGCAATAGATGCTTTATCGGGTAAATCCGGTATCAAGCTGCTTGACCATGTTTTTCATCTTACCTATCGCATGAGGCATAAAAACGGAAGTTATGTGAATGTGCAGCGGCAAACCGGTTTGCTCACAAGGGATGGCAATCACAATATGCTCACGTCATTCGGGATTTATACGGATGTAACTCACCTAACCAATAGCAGCGAAGTTCAGGCGATGATGAGCGGGCCGGAAATTCCCGGATTTAATTTTGGAACTCCGGAATCCAACTCAAATCCTAACTTCACAAAACGCGAAAAAGAGATTATCGATGAACTTGCCGCGGGATTGAGCAGTGATGAGATTGCAAAAAAACTATTCATAGCCAAAGTTACGGTAAATACCCATCGGCGAAATATTCTGCGAAAAGCCGGTGTAAGCAATACCGCCGGTTTGATTGCATATGTATTTAAAAATGGGCTTTAA
- a CDS encoding Rrf2 family transcriptional regulator has protein sequence MLLSKTCIYGLRASVLLAAKQGTEYVTIRELSDELGISFHFLTKVLQKLTKSELLISYKGPNGGVKLAKNAAAITFMDVVISIDGDSIVHECALGLPGCGILKPCPLHSQWSGLKENILTMMTTISLADLAGNHDDIYMLFQEAKKLDMD, from the coding sequence ATGCTACTGTCAAAAACTTGTATTTACGGATTGAGAGCTTCGGTGCTGCTGGCTGCCAAACAGGGTACGGAGTATGTGACAATCCGTGAATTGAGTGATGAGTTAGGTATCTCATTCCATTTTTTGACAAAGGTGCTGCAGAAACTGACAAAGTCTGAACTACTTATATCTTATAAGGGACCGAATGGTGGAGTAAAGCTGGCTAAAAATGCTGCTGCAATTACCTTTATGGATGTAGTGATATCGATAGACGGTGATTCCATTGTTCATGAGTGTGCACTTGGTCTGCCCGGATGTGGTATACTTAAGCCTTGTCCATTGCATAGCCAATGGTCAGGGTTGAAAGAGAACATTCTAACCATGATGACTACCATAAGTCTTGCTGATTTAGCCGGTAATCATGATGATATTTATATGCTGTTTCAGGAAGCCAAAAAATTAGATATGGACTGA
- the katG gene encoding catalase/peroxidase HPI, whose translation MDTSEKNNTGNESSTRQDKQTTGNESSTNQEKSESKCPFHNGNGSYREVAGSGTKNHDWWPNKLNIDILRQHSSLSNPMGEDFDYSKEFQKLDLYEVKKDLHELMTDSQEWWPADWGHYGGLFIRMAWHSAGTYRVADGRGGASTGNQRYAPLNSWPDNVSLDKARRLLWPIKQKYGKALSWADLMILTGNVALESMGFETFGFGGGRADVWEPEKDINWGPEHEWLGNERHDDDGNLEGRLAADHMGLIYVNPEGPNGEPDPAKSAKFIRQSFKRMAMNDEETVALIAGGHTFGKVHGAAPEDHNGPDPEAAPMEQMGLGWANSYGTGKGADTITSGLEGAWTENPTQWDMGFFENLFKYDWELTKSPAGAWQWEPKDGTGDGTVPDAHDPDKRNAPMMLTTDLALKVDPEYEKISRRFLENPDEFADAFARAWFKLVHRDMGPKSRYLGPEVPEEDLIWQDPIPEVDHELVNEQDIDSLKGEILNSGLTVSELVSAAWASASTYRDSDKRGGANGARVRLTPQKNWEVNNPRQLSKTLNTLDGIRENFNNAQSGNKKVSLADLIVLGGCAAIEKAAKDAGHAVTVPFTPGRTDASEDQTDAESFEWMEPEADGFRNYFKPNPKRKATFEELLVDKAQLMTLTAPEMTVLIGGMRVLDTNYNGTRHGVFSDKPETLSNDFFLNLLDLSYEWKPTSEERELFEGRDRDTGEAKWTATRADLIFGSNSELRALAEVYGSADAEEKFIQDFINAWDKVMNLDRFDLK comes from the coding sequence ATGGACACTTCAGAAAAAAATAACACTGGCAACGAATCCTCAACCAGGCAAGATAAACAAACTACAGGCAACGAATCCTCAACTAATCAAGAAAAATCCGAAAGCAAATGCCCATTCCACAACGGCAACGGGTCTTACCGGGAAGTAGCCGGAAGCGGTACAAAAAACCACGATTGGTGGCCGAATAAATTAAATATAGACATACTCCGCCAGCATTCATCGCTTTCAAATCCAATGGGCGAAGATTTCGACTACTCAAAAGAGTTTCAAAAACTGGATTTGTATGAGGTAAAAAAGGATCTGCATGAGTTAATGACCGATTCACAGGAATGGTGGCCGGCAGACTGGGGGCATTATGGCGGGCTTTTTATTCGAATGGCATGGCACAGCGCCGGAACCTATCGTGTAGCTGACGGCCGCGGCGGGGCAAGCACCGGAAACCAGAGATATGCACCACTGAATAGCTGGCCAGATAACGTGAGTCTCGATAAAGCGCGCCGGCTCTTATGGCCAATTAAACAGAAGTATGGAAAAGCACTCTCCTGGGCCGACCTGATGATTCTTACTGGAAACGTAGCCCTGGAATCCATGGGTTTTGAAACATTTGGTTTCGGCGGCGGCCGGGCAGATGTCTGGGAGCCGGAAAAAGATATTAACTGGGGTCCGGAACATGAATGGCTTGGAAATGAGCGGCATGATGATGACGGAAACCTGGAAGGACGCCTGGCAGCGGACCATATGGGTCTGATTTATGTAAATCCTGAAGGCCCCAACGGAGAGCCAGATCCGGCAAAATCTGCAAAATTTATACGACAGTCATTCAAACGAATGGCCATGAATGATGAAGAAACCGTGGCGCTGATTGCCGGCGGCCATACCTTCGGAAAAGTGCACGGCGCTGCACCGGAAGACCATAACGGTCCCGATCCTGAAGCCGCACCAATGGAACAGATGGGACTTGGCTGGGCCAACAGTTATGGAACTGGTAAAGGAGCTGATACCATCACAAGTGGTCTTGAAGGCGCCTGGACAGAAAACCCAACTCAATGGGATATGGGATTCTTTGAGAACTTATTTAAGTACGACTGGGAGCTGACCAAAAGCCCGGCTGGTGCATGGCAGTGGGAGCCGAAAGATGGTACGGGAGACGGAACTGTACCGGATGCCCACGATCCTGATAAGAGGAACGCGCCAATGATGCTCACAACCGATCTTGCATTAAAAGTAGATCCTGAGTACGAGAAAATTTCACGCCGTTTCTTAGAGAATCCTGATGAGTTTGCCGATGCGTTTGCACGAGCATGGTTTAAACTCGTTCATCGCGATATGGGTCCGAAATCACGATATCTTGGCCCGGAAGTTCCCGAAGAGGATTTAATTTGGCAGGATCCAATTCCTGAAGTAGATCATGAACTGGTGAACGAACAGGATATTGATTCACTGAAAGGTGAGATTCTTAACTCCGGACTCACTGTCTCTGAACTGGTTTCAGCAGCATGGGCGTCCGCATCAACCTATCGCGACTCTGACAAGCGCGGGGGTGCGAATGGTGCCCGGGTTCGACTGACTCCTCAGAAAAACTGGGAAGTAAATAATCCGAGACAGTTATCTAAAACACTGAATACCCTCGACGGTATCCGGGAAAATTTTAATAATGCTCAATCAGGAAATAAGAAAGTTTCTCTTGCAGACCTGATCGTATTAGGCGGATGTGCAGCAATCGAAAAAGCAGCCAAAGATGCAGGCCATGCTGTCACAGTACCTTTTACTCCAGGACGGACCGATGCGTCAGAAGATCAGACAGACGCCGAGTCATTTGAATGGATGGAACCGGAAGCCGACGGATTCCGAAACTATTTCAAACCAAACCCGAAGCGTAAAGCTACATTCGAAGAATTGCTGGTCGATAAGGCTCAGCTGATGACACTGACTGCACCCGAAATGACGGTGTTGATTGGCGGGATGAGAGTGCTGGATACCAACTACAACGGAACCCGGCATGGCGTTTTTTCAGATAAACCGGAAACACTTTCCAACGATTTCTTCCTCAATCTTCTCGATCTTAGCTACGAATGGAAACCCACTTCAGAAGAAAGGGAACTGTTTGAAGGGCGGGATCGTGACACCGGCGAAGCCAAATGGACTGCAACTCGGGCTGACCTTATTTTCGGTTCAAATTCCGAGCTTCGCGCACTTGCCGAAGTATATGGAAGTGCCGATGCAGAGGAGAAGTTTATACAAGACTTCATCAACGCGTGGGATAAGGTGATGAACCTCGACCGCTTTGATCTGAAGTAA
- a CDS encoding nitrous oxide reductase family maturation protein NosD, with protein MKRKTYISLLLLGIILLPGLLAAQQIRVSPDGEVRSIKEAVEMAQPGDHILVEAGTYTESEIKITKPLTLEGVDRPVIDGNREGNILIIRADSVTVKGFMIKNTGRSYVRDYSAILLENSKDFLIEDNDLDNVYFGIYLAETDRGIVRGNRIESYDRREAASGNGIHLWSVRNPKILDNTVMGLRDGIYLEFAEGAEISGNRSNDNNRYGLHFMFSDNSVYHNNIFRRNGAGVAVMYSENVDMTENLFEHNWGASAYGLLIKDMQKSRIESNRFYRNTVAIYSESSSDISIHRNNFELNGYAVNIKSSSRNNNFTENNFIENSFDVTTDSPRNPNTFDSNYWSQYEGYDLDRDGIGDVPYRPVRLFSVITQRQPEALILLRSMLITLLDTAERIMPVLTPQTLTDERPKMERIQ; from the coding sequence ATGAAACGTAAAACCTACATATCACTTTTACTGCTCGGAATAATCTTGTTACCTGGACTTCTCGCAGCACAGCAGATCCGCGTGTCACCCGATGGTGAAGTTCGAAGCATCAAAGAGGCCGTGGAGATGGCTCAGCCCGGAGATCATATCCTGGTTGAGGCGGGAACGTATACGGAGAGTGAAATCAAAATCACCAAACCGCTGACGCTTGAAGGCGTGGATCGTCCTGTGATTGACGGCAACCGGGAGGGGAATATCCTGATTATTCGCGCCGACAGCGTTACGGTGAAGGGGTTCATGATCAAGAACACCGGCCGTAGTTACGTCCGTGATTACTCCGCCATCCTCCTTGAAAATTCCAAGGACTTTCTGATCGAAGATAACGACCTGGATAACGTCTACTTTGGCATCTACCTGGCGGAAACAGATAGGGGGATTGTCCGCGGCAACCGGATCGAATCATACGACCGGCGTGAAGCCGCCTCGGGCAATGGCATTCATCTCTGGAGTGTGAGGAATCCCAAAATTCTAGACAATACGGTTATGGGGTTGCGTGATGGAATCTATCTTGAGTTTGCCGAAGGAGCCGAAATCTCCGGAAACCGAAGCAATGATAATAACCGGTATGGCCTGCACTTTATGTTTTCGGATAACAGTGTGTACCACAATAATATTTTCCGAAGAAACGGGGCCGGTGTTGCGGTGATGTACTCCGAAAACGTGGATATGACTGAAAATTTATTCGAACATAATTGGGGGGCATCGGCATACGGACTGCTGATAAAAGATATGCAAAAAAGCCGAATTGAAAGCAATCGCTTCTATCGAAATACAGTTGCCATCTATTCAGAATCCAGCTCTGATATCAGCATCCATCGGAATAATTTTGAGCTGAATGGATATGCCGTAAATATCAAATCGAGCAGCCGGAACAACAATTTTACAGAAAATAATTTTATCGAAAACAGTTTTGATGTAACCACCGACAGCCCCCGAAATCCCAACACGTTCGACAGTAACTACTGGAGCCAATACGAAGGCTACGATTTGGACCGCGACGGAATCGGGGATGTACCCTACCGCCCGGTGCGGTTGTTTTCGGTGATCACGCAGCGTCAGCCTGAAGCTCTGATTCTTCTCAGAAGCATGCTGATTACCTTGCTCGATACCGCAGAACGAATTATGCCGGTTTTAACACCACAGACGCTGACGGATGAACGTCCAAAAATGGAGCGAATTCAATGA